The proteins below are encoded in one region of Lactuca sativa cultivar Salinas chromosome 3, Lsat_Salinas_v11, whole genome shotgun sequence:
- the LOC111883219 gene encoding serine/threonine protein phosphatase 2A 57 kDa regulatory subunit B' kappa isoform, translated as MLKQFLAKLPRRSPKSFESFEDPSNSPNNGGFQRTTSLNSASPKPNAPKRTSSAVFPSSVIAGIEPLLPFKDAPASEKMSLFISKLSLCCMVFDFNNPTKNTAEKDLKRLTLIELLEFIASGPPKFSEPAILALCKMCSINLFRVFPPNYRASRSNNGGENDDDEPSFDPAWPHLQLVYDILLKFVNSPSVEPKIAKKYINHSFILRILDLFESEDPRERDCLKAIMHRIYGKFMVHRPFIRKSISNVFYRFVFETDKHNGIAELLEIFGSVITGFALPLKEEHKIFLWRVLIPLHKPKSLAVYFQQLCYCVTQFIEKDPKLASTVIRGLLKYWPITNSQKEVMFLGEVEEILEGINMGEFERVMVPLFWRIGCCINSSHFQVAERALLLWNNDQIFNLIGHNRQVILPIIFPALETNVQTHWNQSVLNLTLNVRNVFTEMDNMLFLACHAHFIEEQEKQSLAVEKRKEAWDRLENAASLQPISGNTTAVLVPMPRVN; from the exons ATGTTGAAGCAATTTCTCGCCAAGCTTCCCAGGAGATCACCGAAGTCTTTTGAATCTTTCGAAGATCCTTCAAATAGTCCCAACAATGGCGGATTTCAAAGAACCACAAGCTTAAACAGCGCATCACCAAAACCCAACGCACCCAAAAGAACATCATCAGCTGTTTTCCCATCAAGCGTCATCGCCGGAATCGAACCTCTTTTACCCTTCAAAGATGCTCCCGCTTCAGAAAAAATGTCGCTTTTCATCAGTAAGTTAAGTCTTTGCTGTATGGTTTTCGATTTCAATAATCCCACTAAGAACACAGCTGAGAAAGATCTCAAACGATTAACATTAATCGAGCTTCTCGAATTCATCGCATCTGGGCCCCCCAAATTCTCCGAGCCTGCCATCTTAGCATTATGTAAAATGTGTTCGATCAATCTCTTTAGAGTTTTCCCTCCAAATTACCGAGCTTCAAGATCCAACAATGGCGGAGAGAATGATGATGATGAACCCTCCTTCGATCCAGCATGGCCCCATTTACAACTTGTGTATGATATCTTACTCAAATTCGTAAATTCACCTTCTGTCGAacccaaaattgcaaaaaaataCATCAATCATTCATTCATATTGCGAATTCTCGACCTTTTTGAATCCGAAGATCCTCGAGAACGAGACTGTTTGAAGGCGATAATGCATCGGATTTATGGCAAATTTATGGTTCATCGGCCCTTCATCCGAAAGAGCATAAGCAACGTGTTTTATCGATTTGTTTTCGAAACCGATAAGCACAATGGAATAGCAGAATTGTTGGAGATATTTGGGAGTGTGATCACGGGGTTTGCATTACCTTTAAAAGAAGAGCACAAGATTTTTCTTTGGCGGGTTTTGATTCCATTACACAAACCGAAAAGTTTAGCGGTTTATTTCCAGCAATTGTGTTATTGTGTTACACAGTTTATAGAGAAAGATCCGAAGTTAGCTAGCACAGTGATTAGGGGGTTGTTGAAGTATTGGCCAATTACTAATAGTCAGAAGGAAGTGATGTTTTTGGGAGAGGTTGAGGAGATTCTTGAAGGGATTAATATGGGGGAGTTTGAAAGAGTCATGGTTCCCTTGTTTTGGCGGATTGGATGCTGCATCAATAGTTCGCATTTTCAG GTGGCGGAGAGGGCGCTACTTTTATGGAACAACGACCAAATCTTCAATCTAATCGGACACAATCGACAAGTGATCTTACCAATAATCTTCCCAGCTCTTGAAACAAACGTGCAGACTCATTGGAATCAGTCGGTTCTTAATCTAACACTGAATGTTAGAAACGTGTTCACAGAGATGGATAACATGTTGTTTCTAGCCTGCCATGCCCATTTCATTGAAGAACAAGAGAAACAGAGTTTAGCAGTGGAGAAAAGGAAGGAAGCGTGGGATCGGCTCGAGAACGCTGCAAGTCTTCAGCCGATATCCGGGAATACAACGGCTGTTCTTGTTCCGATGCCTCGAGTAAATTGA